The genomic interval TCGGCGGCACGACTGCGCTTGTCCCAAAAAGAAGCAGGGACATCTCGGCAGTCGGCTTCAGGGCGCTTTTGGCTGCGACCCTTGCCTGCCTGATGACCGCCGCAGTCGCGGGGACTTTTTTTACGGGCGGGTCGATATTGCTGGGCAAGTAATACAGCTTGATGCAAGATTGTTCAATTTGAAATGAAACGGTATAAGTCTGTCATTCCCGCTTGTCGGGAATCTTTCTTAAAGAATGATTCCTAACAAAGTCGGAATGACGACTCGGCATAAGCAGAAAGATACTCTAAATTAAATATGACCGAAACTAAAAAATACGATGTACTCATTGTCGGAGGAGGCCCTGCCGGCTCAACAGCGGGATATCTTTTGAGCAATGCCGGGCTCAAGGTATTGATAATCGACAAGAGCAGATTCCCGAGACCCAAACTGTGCGGTGGCTGTATAACAGAAAAAACTATCAGGCTCTTAAAAAGAGTATTCGGCGAAACGGTCAGCGGCCTCAAGAAAAATGACATAATTAGTTTTGAGTCCAACCAATATGAGATCTACTTTAAGAATAAACAGGTAACGAAAAAAGACCTGCCCCTCGCTTTTTATTTTGTCGACAGATACCGTTACGACCACTTTCTTTTGACAAAGGCAGGGCAGGCCGGCGCAGAGATCCTCGAAGGCGAGAGATGTACATCTTTAGACATATCCGGCAGCAGCGCCACTACTTCGACGGGACGGACAATACAAGCAAAACTTATTATCGGGGCGGACGGGATCAACAGTATCGTCAGGCGGAGCTTTCCGAAAGGGCACTTTGATCAGCAAAACTGGCTTGATAATATGGCAATCGCTTTTGAAATATTTGTGGATCGTTCGCAGGTCAGAAAACAGATCGATCACCCCGTCCTTTATTTTGATTTCGTCAGTCATGGATATTCATGGATATTTCCCAATAAAGATAAACTGATCATCGGCGCGGGAGGGCCTTTCAGGAAAAACAAAAAACAGCTTCTGCCCGCATTCAATAACTTCCTGTCAGGGCTTGATATCAGGGATTTACAAACTGATGAAATTAAGGCAAGCGCCTTCCCGTACGGCGGATTTCTTCTGCAGCCGGCCTTCAGAAACACCCTTCTTGCCGGAGATGCCGCCGGCTTTGCAGACCCGC from Nitrospirota bacterium carries:
- a CDS encoding NAD(P)/FAD-dependent oxidoreductase, with the protein product MTETKKYDVLIVGGGPAGSTAGYLLSNAGLKVLIIDKSRFPRPKLCGGCITEKTIRLLKRVFGETVSGLKKNDIISFESNQYEIYFKNKQVTKKDLPLAFYFVDRYRYDHFLLTKAGQAGAEILEGERCTSLDISGSSATTSTGRTIQAKLIIGADGINSIVRRSFPKGHFDQQNWLDNMAIAFEIFVDRSQVRKQIDHPVLYFDFVSHGYSWIFPNKDKLIIGAGGPFRKNKKQLLPAFNNFLSGLDIRDLQTDEIKASAFPYGGFLLQPAFRNTLLAGDAAGFADPLLGEGIFYAQRSAELASQAILKALSEGKDVEHEAAHIAGQYIGSLQRYIYPEFVYARKTRDFIFTCMNKFHPAPLKIIMDLLGTKPAEAIHGLRSYKWMKMNADFH